In one Salipiger abyssi genomic region, the following are encoded:
- a CDS encoding ABC transporter ATP-binding protein has protein sequence MSEILRVENLKKSYDGFLAVNDVSFAVAKGELKALIGPNGAGKSTCFNMLMGQLRPTAGEVYLDGERITGKRPREIWRRGVGRTFQITGTYQSMSVIENVQMALMSHHKRIFSIAPRAWKLYRDEAMGFLDTVSMADQADRPCSVLAYGDLKRLELAIALCHRPRLLLMDEPTAGMAPSARIELMQLVADIVRDQGVSVLFTEHDMDVVFAHAHHIMVLNRGELIADGSATEVRNNPQVQEVYLGGGTLFKEDANA, from the coding sequence ATGTCCGAGATCCTGCGTGTCGAGAACCTCAAGAAAAGCTATGACGGCTTTCTCGCTGTCAACGATGTGTCCTTCGCCGTGGCAAAGGGCGAGCTGAAGGCGCTGATCGGCCCCAATGGCGCCGGCAAGTCCACCTGTTTCAACATGCTCATGGGGCAGCTCAGACCCACCGCCGGGGAAGTCTATCTCGACGGCGAGCGCATCACCGGCAAGCGCCCGCGCGAGATCTGGCGGCGCGGCGTCGGGCGTACCTTCCAGATCACCGGCACCTATCAGTCGATGAGCGTGATCGAGAATGTGCAGATGGCGCTGATGAGCCACCACAAGCGGATCTTTTCCATCGCGCCGCGCGCCTGGAAGCTCTACCGCGACGAGGCGATGGGCTTTCTCGACACGGTGTCGATGGCCGATCAGGCCGACCGGCCCTGTTCGGTGCTGGCCTATGGCGATCTCAAGCGGCTGGAGCTGGCGATTGCGCTCTGTCACCGCCCGCGGCTCTTGCTGATGGACGAGCCCACGGCGGGCATGGCGCCCTCGGCGCGGATCGAACTCATGCAGCTCGTGGCCGATATCGTGCGGGATCAGGGCGTCTCGGTGCTCTTTACCGAGCATGACATGGACGTGGTCTTTGCCCATGCCCATCACATCATGGTGCTGAACCGGGGCGAGCTGATCGCCGACGGCTCTGCGACCGAGGTGCGCAACAACCCGCAGGTGCAAGAGGTCTATCTGGGCGGCGGCACGCTCTTCAAGGAGGACGCAAATGCTTAG
- a CDS encoding ABC transporter ATP-binding protein: protein MLSVERIHSYYGKAHILNDLSFEVRRGEVVALLGRNGAGKSTTMKSVMQLVRPRQGQVTFQGRDLVGEPAFRVAKCGIGYVPEDRRIFTDLTVLENLEVGRQPKREDAPFWTQEQLFEIFPNLYERRANRGKHMSGGEQQMLTIARTLMGNPALLLLDEPSEGIAPVIVEQMAETIKTLKQEGLTVMISEQNLHFARAVADRAIIIEGGEKKFDGSFAELEAHPEIRDAYLSV, encoded by the coding sequence ATGCTTAGCGTCGAGCGCATCCACAGCTATTACGGCAAGGCGCATATCCTCAACGATCTCAGCTTCGAGGTGCGGCGCGGCGAGGTGGTCGCGCTTCTGGGCCGCAATGGCGCCGGCAAATCCACCACGATGAAATCGGTGATGCAGCTTGTGCGCCCGCGTCAGGGACAGGTGACGTTTCAGGGCCGCGATCTGGTGGGCGAGCCCGCCTTCCGCGTCGCAAAATGCGGCATCGGCTACGTGCCCGAGGACCGGCGCATCTTCACCGATCTCACGGTCTTGGAAAACCTTGAGGTCGGTCGCCAGCCAAAGCGCGAGGACGCGCCGTTCTGGACCCAGGAGCAGCTTTTCGAGATCTTCCCCAACCTCTACGAGCGCCGCGCCAACCGGGGCAAGCACATGTCGGGCGGCGAGCAGCAGATGCTGACCATCGCGCGCACGCTGATGGGCAACCCGGCGCTGCTGCTGCTCGACGAGCCTTCGGAGGGCATCGCGCCGGTGATCGTCGAGCAGATGGCCGAGACCATCAAGACGCTGAAGCAAGAGGGGCTGACGGTGATGATCTCCGAGCAGAACCTGCATTTCGCCCGTGCGGTGGCGGATCGCGCGATCATCATCGAGGGCGGGGAGAAGAAGTTCGACGGCAGTTTCGCCGAGCTGGAGGCGCATCCGGAGATCCGCGATGCCTATCTGTCGGTCTGA
- a CDS encoding MarR family winged helix-turn-helix transcriptional regulator, producing the protein MDDIRKARTSAEHGYLLDEQIGFLLRKAYQRNSTLFAELVPGKLTPTQFSVMHRLAEDGPMSQNRLGRSVAMDGATTKGVVDRLIARGLLSTAPDPDDRRRHLVSLTAEGVTLIDEAVEAAIEVSAETLAPLRERERETLLRLLKKLG; encoded by the coding sequence TTGGACGATATCCGCAAAGCCCGCACCAGCGCCGAACACGGCTATCTGCTGGACGAACAGATCGGATTCCTGTTGCGCAAGGCCTATCAGCGCAATTCCACGCTTTTTGCCGAGCTGGTGCCGGGCAAGCTGACGCCGACGCAGTTCTCGGTGATGCACCGGCTGGCCGAGGACGGCCCGATGTCGCAGAACCGGCTGGGCCGCTCGGTGGCGATGGACGGGGCGACGACCAAGGGCGTGGTCGACCGGCTGATCGCGCGCGGGCTGCTCAGCACCGCCCCCGACCCGGACGACCGGCGGCGGCATCTGGTCTCGCTGACGGCAGAGGGCGTGACGCTGATCGACGAGGCGGTGGAGGCGGCGATCGAGGTCAGCGCCGAAACGCTGGCGCCTTTGCGCGAACGCGAGCGGGAGACGCTGCTGCGGCTTTTGAAGAAGCTGGGATAG
- a CDS encoding alpha/beta fold hydrolase, which yields MLNTILHGTPGAEPPLLIVHGLFGSARNWGVIAKRLSDERQVIAVDQRNHGESAWTETHSYPDMAADLAEVIDAHGGRADVLGHSMGGKAAMVLALTRPEMVGRLILADIAPVTYEHSQMQYVDAMRAVDLSRVEKRSDASEQLARTVPDPTLQAFFTQSLDVKEKRWKLNLDLLAREMPKILSFPEIDGRFDGPTLFLSGAESDYVKREYRERILTLFPAARFAKIPGAGHWLHAEKPREFEAAVRACLAAER from the coding sequence ATGCTGAACACGATCCTGCATGGCACGCCCGGTGCCGAACCGCCGCTTCTCATCGTCCACGGCCTCTTCGGCTCCGCCCGCAACTGGGGCGTGATCGCCAAGCGGCTGTCCGACGAGCGCCAGGTCATCGCCGTCGACCAGCGCAATCATGGCGAGTCGGCCTGGACCGAGACACACAGCTATCCCGACATGGCGGCGGATCTCGCCGAGGTGATCGACGCCCATGGCGGGCGCGCCGACGTGCTCGGCCATTCCATGGGCGGCAAGGCGGCGATGGTGCTGGCGCTGACCCGGCCCGAGATGGTGGGCCGGCTGATCCTCGCCGATATCGCGCCGGTGACCTACGAGCATTCGCAGATGCAATATGTCGATGCCATGCGCGCGGTCGATCTGTCGCGGGTCGAGAAACGCTCGGATGCCAGCGAGCAGCTCGCCCGCACCGTACCCGACCCGACGCTTCAGGCCTTCTTCACCCAGTCGCTCGACGTCAAGGAGAAGCGCTGGAAACTCAATCTCGACCTGCTGGCCAGGGAAATGCCCAAGATCCTCTCCTTCCCCGAGATCGACGGCCGGTTCGACGGCCCCACCCTGTTCCTCTCCGGCGCCGAGAGCGACTACGTCAAACGCGAATACCGCGAGCGGATCCTGACGCTGTTTCCCGCCGCGCGCTTTGCCAAGATCCCCGGCGCGGGGCACTGGCTGCACGCGGAAAAGCCGCGCGAATTCGAGGCGGCGGTGCGCGCCTGCCTCGCCGCCGAGCGCTGA
- a CDS encoding LysR family transcriptional regulator: MLMKGVTLRGLEVFEALAASGSVAQAADLTGLSQPAVSQQMRNLEAALGAELVDHGRRPMQLTPAGRSFLMRTQSVLGQLRLAQNELTVMDLTHLSTLNLGVIDDFDNDLTPQLVTILAENMTRCRFKLVTAPSHEIAQAMRERKLHIAIAASSGAVLDGVVEYPLVRDPFMLVCARGALAEAGGAEALMRALPMLRYDREQLIGRQIEAHLARQQLEFPERFEIGAHLSLMTLVARGVGWGITTPLGYMRAGRLHDRMEAHPLPVQPFARTISLFAASDWSDRVPRDVARTMRKLVSELVIDPALRQLPWLEGELRVLAGE, from the coding sequence ATGCTGATGAAAGGGGTGACCCTGCGCGGGCTCGAAGTGTTCGAGGCGCTGGCCGCGAGCGGCTCGGTGGCACAGGCCGCCGACCTGACCGGGCTCAGCCAGCCCGCCGTCAGCCAGCAGATGCGCAATCTCGAGGCGGCGCTGGGGGCGGAGCTGGTCGATCACGGCCGCCGGCCGATGCAGCTCACCCCCGCCGGGCGCTCCTTCCTGATGCGCACCCAGAGCGTGCTGGGCCAGTTGCGGCTGGCGCAGAACGAGCTGACGGTGATGGATCTCACCCATCTCAGCACGCTGAACCTTGGCGTGATCGACGATTTCGACAACGATCTGACGCCGCAGCTCGTGACGATTCTGGCCGAGAACATGACCCGCTGCCGCTTCAAGCTGGTCACCGCGCCGAGCCACGAGATCGCCCAGGCGATGCGCGAGCGCAAGCTGCATATCGCCATCGCGGCAAGCTCCGGCGCGGTGCTGGACGGGGTGGTGGAATACCCGCTGGTGCGCGATCCCTTCATGCTGGTCTGCGCGCGCGGCGCGCTGGCCGAGGCGGGCGGGGCAGAGGCGCTGATGCGCGCGCTGCCGATGCTGCGCTATGACCGCGAGCAGCTCATCGGGCGGCAGATCGAGGCACATCTGGCGCGGCAGCAGCTGGAATTCCCCGAACGCTTCGAGATCGGCGCGCATCTGTCGCTGATGACGCTGGTGGCGCGCGGGGTGGGCTGGGGCATCACCACGCCGCTGGGCTATATGCGCGCGGGCCGTCTGCATGACCGGATGGAGGCGCATCCCCTGCCGGTGCAGCCTTTTGCGCGCACGATCTCGCTGTTTGCGGCTTCGGACTGGAGCGACCGGGTGCCGCGCGATGTGGCGCGCACCATGCGCAAGCTGGTCTCGGAACTGGTCATCGACCCGGCGCTGCGCCAGCTTCCCTGGCTCGAAGGCGAGCTGCGGGTTTTGGCGGGCGAGTAG
- the lepA gene encoding translation elongation factor 4: MTDLAHIRNFSIVAHIDHGKSTLADRLIQSTNTVTEREMKEQLLDAMDIERERGITIKANTVRIEYIAEDGEKYVLNLIDTPGHVDFAYEVSRSMRAVEGSLLVVDSTQGVEAQTLANVYQAIDADHEIVPVLNKIDLPASEPERVKEQIEDVIGIDASEALLVSAKSGIGIKETLEAIIHRLPAPKGDRDAPLKAMLVDSWYDPYLGVVVLVRIMDGVLKKGDQIKMMQTGAKYPVDRIGVFRPAMQTVDELGPGEIGFLTAQIKQVRDTKVGDTITHEKKGCESPLPGFKPSVPVVFCGLFPVDSAQFEDLRDAIEKLALNDASFSFEMETSAALGFGFRCGFLGLLHLEVIRDRLEREYNIDLITTAPSVIYNVFMKDGELIELHNPADMPDMSKVAHVEEPRIKATILVPDDYLGDVLKLCQDRRGIQLDLTYAGNRAMVVYDLPLNEVVFDFYDRLKSVTKGYASFDYQWIGYREDNLVKMQVLVNDEPVDALSMMVHRDRAEMRGRAMCEKLKDLIPRHMFKIPIQAAIGGKVIARETLSALRKDVTAKCYGGDASRKKKLLEKQKAGKKKMRQFGKVDIPQEAFISALKMDS, encoded by the coding sequence ATGACCGACCTCGCGCATATCCGCAACTTCTCCATCGTTGCCCATATCGACCACGGGAAATCCACCCTGGCCGACCGGCTGATCCAATCCACCAACACCGTCACCGAGCGGGAGATGAAGGAGCAGTTGCTCGATGCCATGGACATCGAGCGCGAACGCGGCATCACCATCAAGGCCAACACCGTCCGCATCGAGTACATCGCCGAGGACGGCGAAAAATACGTGCTGAACCTCATCGACACGCCCGGCCATGTGGACTTTGCCTACGAGGTCTCGCGCTCGATGCGCGCGGTCGAGGGCTCGCTTCTGGTGGTGGACAGCACGCAGGGCGTCGAGGCGCAGACGCTGGCCAATGTCTATCAGGCCATCGACGCCGATCACGAGATCGTCCCGGTGCTGAACAAGATCGACCTGCCCGCCTCGGAACCCGAGCGCGTCAAGGAACAGATCGAGGACGTGATCGGCATCGACGCCTCCGAGGCGCTGCTGGTCTCGGCCAAGTCCGGCATCGGCATCAAGGAGACGCTGGAGGCGATCATCCACCGCCTGCCCGCCCCCAAGGGCGACCGCGACGCGCCGCTCAAGGCGATGCTGGTGGATTCGTGGTACGACCCCTATCTCGGCGTGGTCGTGCTGGTGCGGATCATGGACGGCGTGCTGAAAAAGGGCGACCAGATCAAGATGATGCAGACCGGGGCGAAATACCCGGTCGACCGCATCGGCGTCTTCCGCCCGGCGATGCAGACTGTCGACGAGCTCGGCCCCGGCGAGATCGGCTTTCTCACCGCGCAGATCAAGCAGGTGCGCGACACCAAGGTGGGTGACACGATCACCCATGAGAAGAAGGGCTGCGAGTCGCCCCTGCCCGGCTTCAAGCCTTCGGTGCCGGTGGTGTTCTGCGGGCTCTTCCCGGTGGATTCCGCCCAGTTCGAGGATCTGCGCGACGCCATTGAGAAGCTGGCGCTCAACGACGCCTCCTTCAGCTTCGAGATGGAGACCTCCGCCGCGCTCGGCTTCGGCTTCCGCTGCGGTTTCCTCGGGCTCCTGCATCTCGAGGTGATCCGCGACCGGCTGGAGCGCGAATACAATATCGACCTGATCACCACCGCGCCCTCGGTCATCTACAATGTCTTCATGAAGGACGGCGAGCTGATCGAGCTGCACAACCCCGCCGACATGCCCGACATGTCGAAGGTGGCGCATGTGGAGGAGCCGCGGATCAAGGCGACGATCCTGGTGCCCGACGACTATCTCGGCGATGTGCTGAAGCTCTGCCAGGACCGGCGCGGCATCCAGCTCGACCTGACCTATGCGGGCAACCGCGCCATGGTGGTTTATGACCTGCCGCTCAACGAGGTGGTGTTCGATTTCTACGACCGGCTGAAATCGGTGACCAAGGGCTATGCCAGCTTCGATTACCAGTGGATCGGCTATCGCGAGGACAATCTCGTGAAGATGCAGGTGCTGGTGAATGATGAGCCGGTGGATGCGCTGTCGATGATGGTGCATCGCGACCGCGCCGAGATGCGTGGCCGGGCGATGTGCGAGAAGCTCAAGGACCTGATCCCGCGCCACATGTTCAAGATCCCGATCCAGGCGGCCATCGGCGGCAAGGTGATCGCGCGCGAGACGCTCTCGGCGCTGCGCAAGGACGTGACGGCGAAGTGTTATGGCGGGGATGCGTCGCGGAAGAAGAAGCTGCTGGAGAAGCAGAAGGCCGGCAAGAAGAAGATGCGCCAGTTCGGCAAGGTCGACATCCCGCAGGAAGCGTTTATTTCCGCCCTCAAGATGGACAGCTAA
- a CDS encoding HEPN domain-containing protein — translation MLIKSRAVLELVDEIVDRADRANPGDRAFLEQALSGYVSAMVYSEVEKKVEAILSDRFGGIGDRKVSHFISQTYGKNQGRIKKSDIADLAKRFGEECKELFNSSVPDQYATYYSNLLTCRHNLAHGEPEATTLMTARQGIDAAELFLEKFELSIR, via the coding sequence ATGCTTATCAAGTCGAGAGCTGTGTTAGAGCTTGTAGATGAGATTGTTGATCGAGCTGACCGCGCGAACCCTGGTGATCGTGCGTTTCTTGAGCAGGCTCTTTCTGGCTATGTTTCTGCGATGGTGTATTCTGAGGTTGAAAAAAAGGTTGAGGCGATTTTATCCGATCGATTCGGAGGAATAGGCGACCGAAAAGTGTCTCACTTTATTTCTCAAACATACGGGAAAAATCAAGGGAGAATAAAGAAGTCAGATATTGCTGATTTGGCGAAGAGATTTGGTGAGGAGTGTAAGGAGCTGTTCAATTCGTCTGTGCCGGATCAATATGCAACATATTATTCTAATTTACTTACATGCCGTCATAATTTGGCTCATGGGGAGCCAGAGGCAACGACACTAATGACCGCACGCCAAGGTATCGACGCGGCTGAGCTGTTTTTGGAGAAGTTCGAATTGTCAATTAGGTGA
- a CDS encoding DUF262 domain-containing protein: MSQEQSADWDIEKTEEDYEQEETPELEFEILNYPADTTLKGYKQQLDDGLLKVPDFQRQFVWDQVKASKLIESFLIGLPVPGVFLYKPRAGKGYQVIDGHQRITSVTAYLSGVMGENKFRLKGVSARWNGKSFDDLSESDQFKLEQAVMRATIIQQLDPLDDRSIYLIFERLNTGGMNLNPMEVRRCVYHGKFISFLDEMNESTEWRKILARPKPDKRFRDVELLLRVLALSDSWLEYEKPMKGFLSNYTAKMKDSDNLDVLRNQFLHACRAVLNVKPEKPFHLRGKLNYGALDAVLCSLVNSGGNPSEDSLDMLFSDTGFVAATSANTSDRHEVHTRIEKADEFLT; this comes from the coding sequence ATGTCGCAGGAACAGTCTGCCGATTGGGACATTGAAAAAACTGAAGAAGATTATGAACAGGAAGAGACACCTGAGCTGGAGTTTGAAATACTTAACTACCCAGCCGACACTACTCTGAAGGGGTATAAGCAGCAACTTGATGATGGTCTTCTTAAGGTGCCGGATTTTCAAAGACAATTTGTTTGGGATCAAGTAAAGGCATCTAAGTTGATTGAATCTTTTTTGATTGGATTGCCGGTTCCGGGTGTCTTTTTGTATAAACCTCGGGCGGGCAAGGGATATCAAGTTATTGATGGTCACCAGCGTATTACATCGGTTACCGCTTATTTGTCTGGAGTTATGGGTGAGAATAAATTTCGGCTTAAGGGGGTCTCGGCTCGGTGGAATGGGAAATCTTTTGATGACTTGAGTGAATCAGATCAATTCAAGCTTGAGCAGGCGGTGATGAGGGCGACTATTATTCAGCAGCTGGATCCTTTGGATGATAGAAGTATCTACCTGATTTTTGAGAGATTGAATACAGGAGGTATGAACTTAAACCCGATGGAGGTTCGCCGATGTGTCTATCATGGTAAGTTCATTTCTTTCTTGGATGAGATGAACGAGTCGACTGAGTGGCGAAAAATTCTTGCGCGTCCCAAGCCAGACAAGAGGTTTAGGGATGTTGAGCTTCTTCTTCGTGTTCTTGCTCTATCAGATTCATGGCTGGAGTATGAAAAGCCAATGAAGGGTTTTTTGAGTAACTATACCGCGAAAATGAAGGATTCCGATAATCTCGATGTGCTGCGGAATCAGTTCTTACATGCGTGTAGGGCAGTTTTAAATGTCAAGCCAGAAAAGCCATTTCATCTTAGAGGGAAGCTAAACTATGGCGCTCTAGATGCAGTTCTTTGCTCGTTAGTAAATTCTGGAGGAAATCCGTCTGAAGATTCTCTTGATATGCTCTTTTCTGACACAGGATTTGTGGCGGCGACATCTGCAAATACGAGCGACCGCCACGAAGTTCATACTAGAATCGAAAAAGCCGATGAGTTCCTGACTTGA
- a CDS encoding DUF4168 domain-containing protein: MKLNGTLLKSTIIAALIAAPVAPVMAQTAETAPEAPAATAPAADFSEDQLSSFVDAALQVQEVQKDYMTQIEAAAAEDEKKALIQEANTEMTAAVEETEGMDVTTYNRIGQAAQSDPELNERILAMVETRQRGERMMTE, translated from the coding sequence ATGAAACTGAACGGCACCCTGCTCAAATCCACGATCATCGCCGCCCTGATCGCCGCGCCGGTGGCGCCGGTCATGGCCCAGACCGCCGAAACCGCCCCCGAGGCTCCGGCGGCGACCGCACCGGCGGCGGATTTCTCCGAGGACCAGCTCAGCTCCTTCGTCGATGCGGCGTTGCAGGTTCAGGAGGTGCAGAAGGATTACATGACGCAGATCGAGGCCGCGGCTGCCGAGGATGAGAAAAAGGCGCTGATCCAGGAGGCCAATACCGAGATGACGGCGGCGGTCGAGGAGACCGAAGGTATGGACGTGACGACCTACAACCGCATCGGCCAGGCCGCCCAGAGCGACCCGGAGCTCAACGAGCGGATCCTCGCGATGGTGGAGACCCGCCAGCGCGGCGAGCGGATGATGACGGAGTGA
- a CDS encoding outer membrane protein has product MTFKPLILVPFLATPAFAGSLDQAAPEPAPAAPVVPVTTPATGDWTGPSVGVQLGYGSADADGPADDSEEGALYGVRAFYDHDFGNWVAGGGLQYDGADIDLGDAGNVDGIAKLGGRVGYDMGRTMIYGSGGYAHASTDGGALDAGSSDGYYVGIGAETYVTDNVTVSGELNYNEFEDFDANDLKVGATTATVGLNYRF; this is encoded by the coding sequence ATGACCTTCAAACCGCTTATTCTCGTGCCCTTCCTCGCCACCCCCGCCTTTGCCGGCTCGCTCGACCAGGCCGCGCCGGAGCCCGCGCCCGCCGCGCCTGTGGTGCCGGTCACAACGCCGGCCACCGGTGACTGGACCGGCCCCTCGGTCGGTGTGCAGCTCGGCTATGGCAGCGCCGATGCGGATGGCCCCGCCGATGACAGCGAAGAGGGTGCGCTTTATGGCGTGCGTGCCTTCTACGACCACGATTTCGGCAACTGGGTCGCCGGTGGCGGGCTGCAATACGATGGTGCCGATATCGACCTCGGCGACGCGGGCAATGTCGATGGCATCGCCAAGCTCGGCGGCCGGGTCGGCTATGATATGGGCCGGACGATGATCTACGGCTCGGGCGGCTATGCCCATGCCTCCACCGATGGCGGCGCGCTCGATGCGGGCAGCTCGGACGGCTATTACGTGGGCATCGGCGCCGAGACCTATGTGACCGACAATGTCACCGTCAGCGGCGAGCTGAACTATAACGAGTTCGAGGATTTCGACGCCAACGACCTGAAGGTCGGCGCCACCACCGCTACCGTGGGTCTGAACTACCGCTTCTGA
- the parE gene encoding DNA topoisomerase IV subunit B translates to MADDLLAATEASSYDASSIEVLEGLEPVRKRPGMYIGGTDERALHHMVAEVLDNSMDEAVAGHANRIEVELHADYAVTIRDNGRGIPIDPHPKFPGKSALEVILCTLHAGGKFSGKAYETSGGLHGVGASVVNALSDSMVVQVARNKELFEQRFSRGLPLGGVEKVGAAPNRRGTTVTFHADEQIFHHHRFKPARLFKMVRSKAYLFSGVEIRWKSAIDDKETPTEASFHFPGGLADYLSETMNGSSTYADKPFSGTVDFKEKFNTPGKVEWAINWTPSRDGFIQSYCNTVPTPEGGTHEAGFWSAILKGIRAYGELVSNKKASQITRDDLITGGCALVSCFIREPEFVGQTKDRLATTEAQRLVEGAVRDHFDNWLASDTKSAGAILDFLVLRAEERLRRRQEKETARKSATKKLRLPGKLTDCTAKNREGTELFIVEGDSAGGSAKGARFRETQALLPLKGKILNVLGAASNKLSSNAEIRDLCEALGVGLGTKFTIDDLRYDKIIIMTDADVDGAHIASLLMTFFYTQMRPLIDQGHLYLACPPLYRLTQGARRIYVADDAEKEEMLAKGLGGKGKIDVQRFKGLGEMDAKDLKETTMDPATRKLIRVTIDEDEPGETGDLVERLMGKKPELRFQYIQENARFVEELDV, encoded by the coding sequence ATGGCAGACGATCTCCTCGCGGCTACCGAAGCATCCAGTTACGACGCCTCCTCCATCGAGGTGCTCGAAGGGCTGGAACCGGTGCGCAAGCGCCCGGGCATGTATATCGGCGGCACCGACGAGCGGGCGCTGCATCACATGGTGGCCGAGGTGCTCGACAACTCCATGGACGAGGCGGTGGCGGGCCATGCCAACCGCATCGAGGTCGAGCTGCACGCCGATTACGCGGTGACGATCCGCGACAACGGCCGCGGCATCCCGATCGACCCGCACCCCAAGTTCCCCGGAAAATCCGCGCTGGAGGTGATCCTCTGCACCCTGCACGCGGGCGGCAAGTTTTCCGGCAAGGCCTATGAGACCTCGGGCGGCCTGCACGGGGTCGGCGCCTCGGTGGTCAACGCGCTCAGCGATTCCATGGTCGTGCAGGTGGCGCGCAACAAGGAGCTCTTCGAGCAGCGCTTTTCCCGCGGCCTGCCGCTGGGCGGGGTGGAAAAGGTCGGCGCGGCGCCCAACCGGCGCGGCACCACCGTGACCTTCCACGCCGATGAGCAGATCTTTCACCACCACCGGTTCAAGCCGGCGCGGCTCTTCAAGATGGTGCGCTCCAAGGCCTATCTCTTCTCGGGCGTGGAGATCCGCTGGAAATCCGCCATCGACGACAAGGAAACGCCAACCGAGGCCAGCTTTCACTTCCCCGGCGGTCTGGCGGATTACCTTTCCGAGACGATGAACGGCTCCTCCACCTATGCGGACAAGCCCTTCTCCGGCACGGTGGATTTCAAGGAAAAGTTCAACACGCCCGGCAAGGTGGAATGGGCGATCAACTGGACGCCCTCGCGCGACGGCTTCATCCAGTCCTACTGTAACACCGTCCCCACCCCCGAGGGCGGCACCCACGAGGCCGGGTTCTGGTCGGCGATCCTCAAGGGCATCCGCGCCTATGGCGAGCTGGTCAGCAACAAGAAGGCCAGCCAGATCACCCGTGACGACCTGATCACCGGCGGCTGCGCGCTGGTCTCCTGCTTTATCCGCGAGCCGGAATTCGTCGGCCAGACCAAGGACCGGCTGGCCACCACCGAGGCGCAGCGGCTGGTCGAGGGCGCGGTGCGCGACCATTTCGACAACTGGCTGGCCTCGGATACGAAATCCGCCGGCGCCATTCTCGATTTCCTCGTGCTGCGCGCCGAGGAACGGCTGCGGCGGCGTCAGGAGAAAGAGACCGCGCGCAAATCGGCGACGAAAAAGCTGCGCCTGCCGGGCAAGCTCACCGACTGCACCGCCAAGAACCGCGAGGGCACGGAGCTGTTCATCGTCGAGGGCGACTCCGCCGGCGGCTCCGCCAAGGGCGCGCGCTTCCGCGAGACCCAGGCGCTCTTGCCGCTCAAGGGCAAGATCCTGAACGTGCTGGGGGCGGCGTCGAACAAGCTCAGCTCCAACGCCGAGATCCGCGATCTTTGCGAGGCGTTGGGCGTCGGGCTCGGCACCAAGTTCACCATCGACGATCTGCGTTACGACAAGATCATCATCATGACCGACGCCGATGTGGACGGCGCCCATATCGCCTCGCTGCTGATGACCTTCTTCTACACCCAGATGCGGCCGCTGATCGACCAGGGGCATTTGTATCTGGCCTGCCCGCCCTTGTATCGCCTGACCCAGGGCGCGCGGCGGATCTATGTGGCGGACGATGCCGAGAAGGAGGAGATGCTGGCCAAGGGTCTGGGCGGCAAGGGCAAGATCGACGTACAGCGCTTCAAGGGTCTGGGCGAGATGGACGCCAAGGATCTCAAGGAAACGACCATGGACCCGGCGACGCGCAAGCTCATCCGGGTGACCATCGACGAGGACGAACCGGGCGAAACCGGAGATCTGGTGGAGCGCCTGATGGGCAAGAAGCCCGAGCTGCGGTTCCAGTATATCCAGGAGAACGCGCGGTTTGTGGAGGAGTTGGATGTTTGA
- a CDS encoding adenosylcobinamide amidohydrolase yields MLHLSPPWFSLDLGQDMPVLSWAPHNGGLTRARRILWREVRNADLTETLDVTDWLRRELGAINASDAVCFLTSRKLSAAITREHTEGGVTAKAVVTAGLSNAERIGTRLPQTWKDWGTINIALTLSAPLTPPARIEALSLVAEARTTAVIDTGVTLPTGTATGTGTDCIAVAAPEGEIAYAGKHTDAGHAIGRAVYDATLTAVQDWLRDSARW; encoded by the coding sequence ATGCTCCACCTCTCCCCTCCCTGGTTCAGCCTCGATCTCGGGCAGGACATGCCCGTCCTCTCCTGGGCACCGCATAACGGCGGCCTGACCCGCGCGCGGCGCATCCTCTGGCGCGAGGTGCGCAATGCCGATCTGACCGAGACGCTCGACGTCACCGACTGGCTGCGCCGCGAGCTGGGCGCCATCAACGCATCCGATGCCGTCTGCTTTCTCACCTCCCGCAAACTCTCCGCCGCAATCACGCGCGAGCACACCGAGGGCGGGGTCACCGCAAAAGCCGTGGTCACCGCCGGGCTCTCCAATGCCGAGCGCATCGGCACGCGGCTGCCGCAGACCTGGAAGGACTGGGGCACGATCAATATCGCCCTCACCCTCTCCGCGCCCCTCACCCCGCCCGCGCGGATCGAGGCGCTGAGCCTTGTCGCCGAGGCCCGCACGACCGCCGTGATCGACACCGGCGTCACCCTGCCCACGGGCACCGCCACCGGCACGGGCACCGATTGCATCGCGGTCGCCGCACCGGAGGGCGAGATCGCCTATGCCGGCAAGCACACCGATGCCGGCCACGCCATCGGCCGCGCGGTCTATGACGCCACGCTGACCGCCGTGCAGGACTGGCTCCGCGACAGCGCCCGCTGGTGA